From Pseudonocardia autotrophica, one genomic window encodes:
- a CDS encoding FadR/GntR family transcriptional regulator translates to MRGRTSTTQRSRVTSQLLRQIRGGRFNVGDRLPSERILAEEFGVSRPVIREALGTLGAMDIIESQAGRGSFLMSTEVPDSDGEINVVGLIDVVSFREVLEAGALALAGTMPDLDADLVVDAMDRLKDDVAAERNTIESDIALHRAILASVRSPMLLRAFDDSHEAILRSVQLSPHASTMGSDLLALHEAIAAGITARSTESALAATHRMHDEHRSLLRRLLGA, encoded by the coding sequence GTGAGGGGCAGGACCAGCACGACCCAGCGCAGCCGCGTCACGTCCCAACTGCTCCGTCAGATTCGTGGTGGCCGTTTCAACGTGGGTGACCGCCTTCCCTCGGAACGAATACTCGCCGAGGAATTCGGCGTGAGTCGTCCGGTGATCCGGGAAGCACTGGGAACTCTCGGGGCGATGGACATCATCGAGTCGCAGGCCGGGCGCGGGTCCTTCCTCATGTCCACCGAGGTCCCCGATTCCGACGGGGAAATCAACGTCGTCGGCCTGATCGACGTCGTGAGCTTCCGGGAAGTGCTCGAGGCCGGAGCGCTGGCGCTGGCGGGCACGATGCCCGACCTCGACGCCGACCTGGTCGTCGACGCCATGGACCGCCTGAAGGACGACGTCGCCGCCGAGCGGAACACCATCGAGTCGGACATCGCCCTGCACCGGGCGATCCTCGCGTCGGTGAGGTCTCCGATGCTGCTCCGGGCGTTCGACGACTCCCACGAGGCGATCCTGCGTTCGGTCCAGCTCAGCCCGCACGCCAGCACGATGGGCTCCGATCTGCTCGCCCTGCACGAGGCGATCGCGGCGGGCATCACTGCGAGATCGACGGAGTCGGCACTCGCCGCCACCCACCGCATGCACGACGAGCACCGTTCTTTGCTCCGGCGTCTGCTCGGAGCCTGA